One Deltaproteobacteria bacterium genomic window, AGGAGCTCAGGCTCCTCGGCGAGCAGCTCCGCGGCCGGCGCGTGCAGAACATCAACTCGACCGCGGTCGGGGGCGGGGTCGCCGAGATCCTGAACCGGCTGATCCCGCTGCTCCGTGAGGTGGGCATCGACGCGCGCTGGGACGTCATGCGCGGCGGGGACGAGTTCTTCGCCGTCACCAAGGCGATCCACAACGGCCTCCACGGCAAGCCCGTATCCCTCGGCGAGCACGACGTCGAGATCTTCCGCCAGACCACGGAGCAGAATCTTCGCACGCTCGATCTCTCGGACGACATCGTGTTCATCCACGACCCGCAGCCGGCGGGATTCATCCAGCGGCGCGCGCCCGGCTCCCGCTGGATCTGGCGTTGCCACATCGACCTGTCCTCGCCGTGGCCCGCGGTGTGGGACTTCGTGCGCGCGTGGGTCGAGCGGTACGACGTGGCGGTCTTCTCGGCGCCGCAGTTCTCGCGCACGCTGCCCATCGATCAGGTGCTCATCTCGCCGTCGATCGACCCGCTCGCCGACAAGAACCGAGAGCTCGACCCGCACACGATCGAGTCGGTGGTGGCGGGCCTCGGCATCGACCCGTCGCGCCCCCTGGTCACGCAGGTCTCACGCTTCGACCGGCTGAAGGACCCGGTCGGGGTGATCGAGGCCTTCCAGCTCGCTCGCAAGTACAACGACGCGCAGCTCCTGCTCGTCGGCGGCTCGGCCACCGACGACCCCGAAGGCCGCGAAGTGCTCGCCGAGTGCCGCGAGCGCGCCGCGGGCGATCCCGACGTCCACGTCGTGGAGCTGCCGCCGACCGCCAACATCGAGATCAACGCGATCCAGCGGGCGTCGACGGTGATCCTCCAAAAGTCGCTGCGCGAAGGGTTCGGGCTGACCGTCTCCGAAGCGCTGTGGAAGGGGAAGCCGGTGATCGCCGGCGCCGTCGGCGGCATCCCGCTCCAGATCACGCACAAGTACTCGGGCATCCTGACCCACACCGTCGAGGGGACGGCCTACTGGATCAAGCAGCTGCTCAACGCCCCCGACTTCGCACGCCGCCTCGGCGAGAACGGCCGCGAGCACGTGCGCCAGAACTTCCTGCTCACGCGCCACCTGCGCGACTACATGCTGCTCTTCCTCTACCTCGACCACCTGGGCGAGAGCCTGATCTCGCTCGAGCCGGACGGCCGCCGGTAGTCGCCGTCAGGCCGCCGTCCGCGAATCCTCCTCCCGCTCCTCCCGGCGCGCACAGATGCGCAGGATGCGGATGCGCGAGAGCCCGAAGTGCGCGGCCAGCGCGCGGTGTGTCCAGCCGGCCTGGCGGAGGCTGCGGATCTCCTCGTCGCGCTCCGCCTTCAGGCGGCTCGCCAGGCCGCAGGAGAGGATCGAGACTTTCGAGACGCTGATGCCGAAGGTCTCCGCCACGACGCGGAGGGGTTGACCGGATCGGATCATCTTCACGATGTCGTCCTCGGCGGGCCGATCGCGCCTTGCCCGCCGGACCGCGGTCGGCTGCCCGCCGGCGAAGGGAATGACGGGCGCATTGCGCAGCAGCCGCTCGCGCAACGAACCCGCATCGAGGCCGATGCCGTCGCAGAGGTTATCGAACGAGAACGGCCAGCGCGCGTCGCCTGCGGCGACCCACTCGCGGGCCTCGGCGGCCAGCTGCGGCCGCTCGCGGGTCGGCCCGATCTCACCGGCCAGGCAGCGGATGGCGTCCTCGAGCACCGCGAGCATCAGCTCGCGCTCGCCGCAGGCGGGACCATTGCGATGGGTGGACGCGTCGGGGGGGGCTTGTCGCAGTTCTCGTATCATCGGCGGACCGTGCTCCTTTCCTCGTCGTACTCTGCCGAGGTGAGTTCTCAGCCGGCAGGTTGGGGGGGGCCGGCGGTAAATATACGGGAGCTTTTGCGACAAAACCCGGGACATGAAAAGGACCTTGGTCCGAAATCGCCGACTTTATCTGGAAAGCGGGAGCGCAATTCGGTGCACAACCGCCCCACGCCGCGCAGCGTCGAAGGTCCGGCGTGTGAGGATTCGCGGCTCTGCGCGCGGAAGAGCCCCATGCAGACAGGCGACGCGGGCTGGCGTAGGATCGACGTCGGCCGTGGAATCGGTTCTGATTTCCAGTCCTTGGCGCGACGTGGTCGCGCCGCTCGCCGGCGATCGATCGCTGCGCGGTCTCGCGGCGATGAAGCGGCTGCGCACCGATCAGCGCGAAGCGCTGCACGCGCGGCTCAGCGTCCGCGAGTACCGCCGCGGCGAGACCGTCTATCGCCCTGGCGGTCATGCCCGCAGCCTGTATGTCGTGCTGGCGGGTGTCGCGCGTCTCTCGATCCCCGCGCCGAACGGTCGCAGCGTGCTGATCCATCTCCTGCCTGCGGGCGAGATCTTCGGGCACACGGCGCTGGTCGAGGGCGGCGCGCCGCACATCTTCGAGGCGGCGGCGTACACCGACCTCCGGCTCGGCCGCGTGGCGAGCGATGATTTCTTCGAAGTCATGGCCGGCGGGCGCGCGCCCGAGGTGCGCGTGCTGGTCTCGATGCTCACCGAGCGCTGGATCAGCCTCGTCCAGCGTCTGGCGCGTTTCCTCGCCCAGGATCTCCAGGCGCGCGTCGCGGCGTCTCTCATCGAAGTCGTGCGCGGCTTCGGCGTGGAGGACACCCGCGGCCACATGCTGTCGCTCCGCATCACGCAGGACACGATCGCCGACCTCTCGGCGGGCAGCGTCCGCAAGGTGAACGCCGTGCTCCGTCGTTTCGAGCGCGACGGGCTCGTCCGCAAGGAGCACGGACGGATCGTGCTGCCGGACGTCGGCGCGCTCGAAGCGCTCGCGCTCGGGGGCTGACGCCGCCGCGCCGCTCGCTTGCCCGTCCTACCGACGTCAGGTAGAGAAGAGCGCGCCCGAGCCATGGCCACCGCTTCCCGCATGCGGCCGCCGGCAGGCAGCAGGCCGCGCGCCGCCAGCCCGAACCTGACCGCGTTGCTCGTGCTCGACGCGCTCCGCACGTGGGTCCTCCCGGCGGCCGCGAGTGCCGTCATCGTCGCCGCCGCGGCGCTCTCGGCGGCGGGGCTGGTGTCGGGCGCCGGGGCGCTGGCGTGGGCGATCGTCGCGGCGCTCGTGCTGTTGCTCTACATCGGCGAGCGCCCGCTGCTCGCGCCCGACGCGCCCCGCCGCGACCAGGCCCTGGGGGCGGTCCTCGGTGTCGTCTGGCTCGCCACCTGCTACCTCCCCTTCTATACACGCATCTTCCCCGGCGCGCCGCTGATCGATGCGGTGGAGGTCCAGGCGAACGGCAGCGGACTCCCGGTGCGCATCCCGGCCGCCGGGCACCGCGCGATCGACCTCGTGCTCGAGGGCAAGCTGCCGCCGAATCCCACCGGCGGCGCCCAGCCGCCCGTGCACTATCGGCTCACGCTCGAGGGCCAGGGCGTCCGGCGGGTCGTCGAGGGGCAGTTCGAGGACACCCTCAAGACGCAGCGGCTCGGCCGTCGCGGGACCACGGTGGTACACCAATCACACAGCTCCGAGCTGCGGGTGCTCGGGAATCCGGGCGGCCAGGACCTCGCCGTCACGCAGCTCACCCTCGAGCCGCCGAGCGCGCCGGCCGTCACGCTCTCCGCCTTCGCGCACCCGCTGCCCGGCCCCGTGATCCTCGGGCTCTGCGCCGCGGCGTTGCTGGCTGCCGTCGTCGCCTTCGACCGGTTCGGCGCCGTTGCGGAAACCGACGGCGCGCTGACGCTCGCCACGGCCGCGGTGGTCGGCGCGGCGGTCATCTTCTGGACGAGCAACGCCGTCCATCCCGACTTCCGTACCCTCGTTGGCTCGGCGATCTTCGGGGGCCCGGTGGGGTTCGCGGCCGGCGCCCTCCTGTGGTGGGTCGCCAAGAAGCTCATTGCCCGGCCGGCGCGCTGAGGCGGGCGGCCGACGCCGCCGGCTCTTCATCCTGGCGACGATGGGGGTCGGGCTCGGCCTTCTCGTCCTGCTCGTGCTGCTCTCCGACGGCCGGGAACTCCTGCGCACCGCGGCGAACATCGAGCCCGCGCTGCTGGCGCTGCCGGTCGCGTTGACGGTCCTGTCCTACGCCGCCATGTCGCGCTCCTACCAGGGGATCGCCGAGGCGGCCGGCTGCCGCCTCGGCTTCGGCGAGTGGCTGCGCATCACCTTCGTGTCGAACACGGTCAACTACCTGGTGACCAGCGGGGGGCTCTCGGGCTTCGCGGTGCGGATGTACCTCCTCTCGCAGCGCGGCATTCCCTCGGGACGC contains:
- a CDS encoding Crp/Fnr family transcriptional regulator, translating into MKRTLVRNRRLYLESGSAIRCTTAPRRAASKVRRVRIRGSARGRAPCRQATRAGVGSTSAVESVLISSPWRDVVAPLAGDRSLRGLAAMKRLRTDQREALHARLSVREYRRGETVYRPGGHARSLYVVLAGVARLSIPAPNGRSVLIHLLPAGEIFGHTALVEGGAPHIFEAAAYTDLRLGRVASDDFFEVMAGGRAPEVRVLVSMLTERWISLVQRLARFLAQDLQARVAASLIEVVRGFGVEDTRGHMLSLRITQDTIADLSAGSVRKVNAVLRRFERDGLVRKEHGRIVLPDVGALEALALGG
- a CDS encoding glycosyltransferase codes for the protein MTGGLDAYAPFVGSGTIEELRLLGEQLRGRRVQNINSTAVGGGVAEILNRLIPLLREVGIDARWDVMRGGDEFFAVTKAIHNGLHGKPVSLGEHDVEIFRQTTEQNLRTLDLSDDIVFIHDPQPAGFIQRRAPGSRWIWRCHIDLSSPWPAVWDFVRAWVERYDVAVFSAPQFSRTLPIDQVLISPSIDPLADKNRELDPHTIESVVAGLGIDPSRPLVTQVSRFDRLKDPVGVIEAFQLARKYNDAQLLLVGGSATDDPEGREVLAECRERAAGDPDVHVVELPPTANIEINAIQRASTVILQKSLREGFGLTVSEALWKGKPVIAGAVGGIPLQITHKYSGILTHTVEGTAYWIKQLLNAPDFARRLGENGREHVRQNFLLTRHLRDYMLLFLYLDHLGESLISLEPDGRR